Proteins encoded in a region of the Bombyx mori chromosome 23, ASM3026992v2 genome:
- the LOC101740979 gene encoding uncharacterized protein LOC101740979, with product MSKVKKYVPSTPEFEKTIGRYKEFVTNLDDPNSEPIRVFDPLSQSMLEELALIRDVSKYLQKKKIEDVNKAAQAAQLEAEGAKKNEEEAVEPSEKNEDKKDE from the exons ATGTCTAAGGTAAAAAAGTACGTGCCGTCAACGCCTGAATTCGAAAAGACCATTGGAAGATACAAAGAGTTCGTTACCAACCTGGACGATCCTAATTCGGAGCCCATACGTGTTTTCGATCCTCTGTCGCAGAGTATGCTGGAAGAGCTCGCCCTCATCAGAGATGTCAGTAAATACTTGCAGAAGAAGAAGATTGAAGACGTGAATAAAGCTGCC CAAGCTGCTCAGCTAGAAGCAGAGGGAGCGAAGAAGAACGAAGAAGAAGCAGTGGAGCCCTCTGAAAAAAATGAAGATAAGAAAGacgaatag